TCCCCAAAGCTCAGGATTTTCGTTAAATCTTTTGGCATAAGCTATCATAGCTGCTTCTACAGCAAGCATATGCTTTTTAAGATTGGGTTTGTCGATAAGCTCATCGACAATTTGCATTGCAGCTTCACGTGTCATATGTATCGCCTGTTTATATTATCTGCTCAAGCTAGTATACCAGACTTTACTTAATATTACGTATTAACTATAATCAAAAATTCGACTTAAACTCATCAACTGCTCAACTGTGGATAAACAATTAAAAGATGTCCTTTCATCTGCAAGGAAGATTGCAATCACTGCACATATTTCCCCTGACCCTGACGCAATTGGTTCCCTTTCCTTTTTATATCAGATATTAAAATCCAACTATCCTGACAAGAAGATTATTATGTCGGTAGACGATGGGTTTGCAAAAAATCTATCGTTTATAAAATTTTCCGATAAAATAAAACTACAGCCCTTAGTAAAAACAATTGCGGATCAAAAGCCTGATTTATTAATTTTCCTTGACGGAAATGAGTTTAAACGATTTGCCAAGGAAGATCCGGAGAAGCTAAAAGCCAAGATAACAAAAGCTAAAATTAAAACAGTGATTATTGACCACCATCCAATTATTAATAAAATGGGTGTTGACCTATACATTCAGAAAGAGACCTCTTCAACAGCCGAATTGATCTACGAAATACTCAACGACATAATAACACTTGATCGAGATTCCGCAGAAGCACTACTTACTTCAATTGTCGCCGATACCGGGCGATTTCTATACCCCCTAAGGTATCCAAAGTCAACATTTGCATTGGTAACAGAATGTTTTAAACACGGAATTCTAATTGAAGAACTATCAAACAAAATGGTGCGATATACA
This Candidatus Dojkabacteria bacterium DNA region includes the following protein-coding sequences:
- a CDS encoding DHH family phosphoesterase, whose protein sequence is MDKQLKDVLSSARKIAITAHISPDPDAIGSLSFLYQILKSNYPDKKIIMSVDDGFAKNLSFIKFSDKIKLQPLVKTIADQKPDLLIFLDGNEFKRFAKEDPEKLKAKITKAKIKTVIIDHHPIINKMGVDLYIQKETSSTAELIYEILNDIITLDRDSAEALLTSIVADTGRFLYPLRYPKSTFALVTECFKHGILIEELSNKMVRYTRSQLLIIAELLKNTVVTSDYTYSFYSREFLNNWFKETKGTKYEAGEANHSYVHTYLRAANGNKWGFTITPHTDNKKTFRVSFRADNAAGIDTSIFSKALGGGGHKPASGAEFEAKDIKEAIKKVKQIIKNC